CAAAAATTTTTGCAAAAAAATGAGGGCTTAGCTAGATTCTCTTTACCAAAGAACTAAGCTAAACCCTTACATTACATTTTTTGCAAATTAACAAATAAAGGTAGGTTAAACATATGACAATATTTTCCTACGCTATTTGCAGTATAGTCTAACTTATCATTAAAATCAATTTATTTATACTAAAGTATAAAAAGTACATTTAATTAATAAGATTAATAATGGAAATTTCATATTTTTTTAGAAAAGTATTTACTTTTAAATCAAAATTATGCACTATAATAATTATTATTAATATTAAACAAATAAAGGAGAAAACATGCACAATGTTTCGACCAATAAAAAATATCCAAATTGCCACAATAAATTACAACATAAATTAATAGTTCTTATCTCAACTTTAAAGTATGTAAACAAAAAATATAAAAAATACACTCAAAAAAACATACTCTATTACTTTAATGAAAATCTAAAAAGAAATGGTCAAAATCCCGTTAAGTTAAAGACACTTCAAAAATATCTTTACGAATTAGAAAAAAAATTTAAAGTAACAACTAATTACTACAAACACTTGGGGATAAATTGTGGTACTGAAATTTACTACAAACTTAATTATCCAAAAAAAGAGTGTCACTATATGATAAACAAATACTTCGAAGACAAAAAACATTCTAGATTTGAAAAAAGAGTTGAAATAGGCCTTGAAAACAAATTTAATAAAAATAGGTGTGTAAATTTGGAGGAGTGTTTAAGTAATAAAAATAATAATATAAAAGAAGAAAAGAATAAACAGATAGAAAAGTTTCAAATAATAAAATATTCCAATAAATGTAACTTTAAATGTAAAGACATTCTTCCTTTTATTTTAAATTTAGATATTAATAAAGACTTGAAAATTAAAATGCTTAAAGTTTCAAAAATCATTGAGATTAAACTACTAAAGCATAAAAATATACATTTTAATAAATCTTATTTTAAAGATAAGCAAAACAAATTAAAAGAAATCCTAGACAATATTCAAAAAGAATTACAAAAAAAAGGATATA
This genomic window from Borreliella afzelii contains:
- a CDS encoding plasmid maintenance protein, with protein sequence MHNVSTNKKYPNCHNKLQHKLIVLISTLKYVNKKYKKYTQKNILYYFNENLKRNGQNPVKLKTLQKYLYELEKKFKVTTNYYKHLGINCGTEIYYKLNYPKKECHYMINKYFEDKKHSRFEKRVEIGLENKFNKNRCVNLEECLSNKNNNIKEEKNKQIEKFQIIKYSNKCNFKCKDILPFILNLDINKDLKIKMLKVSKIIEIKLLKHKNIHFNKSYFKDKQNKLKEILDNIQKELQKKGYNAEQLKINIQKVYEIYKNKPHFIIEHQKYNDLSVIKRKLEKSIELKKENSQKDYEHIKVNIYNILIDQLKEKANIEFIKPIIKTYLNSKKKLEYNKVFGTYNCELLEIIQNENNSLIPEEFSKKAI